Proteins from a genomic interval of Arachis hypogaea cultivar Tifrunner chromosome 10, arahy.Tifrunner.gnm2.J5K5, whole genome shotgun sequence:
- the LOC112715387 gene encoding phosphoinositide phospholipase C 6 isoform X3 — protein MLPSNRSDCSDVPIIDALVRGVRVIELDLWPNSTKDDVEVFHGRTLTTPVSLRQCLWSIREHAFVTSKYPVIITFEDHLTPDLQAVVAEMVTEIFGELLYYPETDLLSEFPSPESLKGRILISTKPPIEYLDSKSCDEEDKKPKSTDKGSQSPDVTNKVETDDKDVEDLNESDEKSYKESAPKYKRLITIHAGKSKGDFQEDLKVAGKVKRLSLSESKLEKASESFAPDIVRFTQKNILRVYPKGTRITSSNYKPHIAWTHGAQMVAFNMQGHGKSLWFMQGMFKANGGCGYVKKPDFLVEKGPNNEVFDPKRTLPVNKTLKVKVYLGTGWSSDFSLTDFDSHSPPDFYVKIDIAGVPADRAKKKTKTIKNNWFPVWEEEFEFPLSVPDLALLRIQVKEENRTEKDDFAGQTCLPVTELKSGFRSVPLYDEKGEKYKSVKLLMRFQFK, from the exons ATGCTCCCATCAAATCGGAG TGATTGCAGTGATGTGCCAATCATAGATGCTTTGGTACGAGGTGTGCGAGTGATTGAACTTGATTTATGGCCGAATTCAACTAAAGATGATGTTGAGGTTTTTCATGGAAG AACTCTTACCACTCCCGTCTCACTAAGGcaatgtttgtggtccataagaGAGCATGCGTTTGTTACATCTAAGTATCCTGTCATTATAACTTTTGAAGACCACCTTACTCCTGATCTTCAGGCTGTAGTTGCAGAG ATGGTGACTGAAATATTTGGAGAACTGCTTTATTATCCTGAGACAGATTTGCTGTCTGAATTCCCCTCCCCAGAATCGTTGAAAGGTCGAATTCTCATATCAACTAAACCACCAATAGAATATCTTGATTCCAAATCCTGTGACGAGGAAGATAAAAAACCAAAATCAACTGACAAAGGATCACAATCACCAGATGTTACTAATAAAGTGGAAACTGATGACAAA GATGTGGAAGATTTGAATGAAAGTGATGAAAAATCATACAAGGAGAGTGCACCTAAGTATAAACGTCTGATTACAATTCATGCTGGCAAATCAAAGGGTGATTTTCAGGAAGACTTGAAGGTTGCTGGTAAAGTTAAGCGTTTGAGCTTGAGTGAAAGTAAACTTGAAAAGGCTTCTGAATCTTTTGCACCTGACATTGTAAG GTTCACCCAGAAGAATATTCTGAGAGTGTATCCAAAGGGAACACGCATAACTTCCTCAAATTACAAGCCACACATAGCATGGACGCATGGAGCTCAGATGGTTGCATTTAACATGCAG GGGCATGGCAAATCACTTTGGTTCATGCAAGGGATGTTCAAAGCAAATGGAGGGTGTGGCTATGTGAAAAAACCTGATTTTCTTGTCGAAAAAGGTCCGAATAACGAGGTTTTCGATCCTAAAAGAACATTGCCGGTGAACAAGACATTAAAG GTAAAAGTCTACTTGGGGACAGGTTGGAGCTCAGATTTCAGCCTAACGGACTTCGATTCCCATTCACCACCAGACTTCTATGTGAAG ATTGATATTGCTGGAGTACCTGCTGATAGAgcgaagaagaaaacaaagacaattaAAAATAACTGGTTTCCCGTGTGGGAAGAAGAGTTTGAATTCCCATTAAGTGTCCCAGATCTGGCTTTGCTACGTATACAAgttaaagaagaaaatagaactgAGAAGGATGATTTTGCTGGCCAGACATGTTTGCCAGTCACAGAGCTCAAGTCTGGATTTCGTTCAGTCCCTCTCTATGATGAAAAGGGCGAGAAATATAAATCTGTCAAGCTTTTAATGCGGTTTCAATTCaaatga
- the LOC112715387 gene encoding phosphoinositide phospholipase C 6 isoform X2 produces the protein MNAPLSHYFIFTGHNSYLIGNQLTSDCSDVPIIDALVRGVRVIELDLWPNSTKDDVEVFHGRTLTTPVSLRQCLWSIREHAFVTSKYPVIITFEDHLTPDLQAVVAEMVTEIFGELLYYPETDLLSEFPSPESLKGRILISTKPPIEYLDSKSCDEEDKKPKSTDKGSQSPDVTNKVETDDKDVEDLNESDEKSYKESAPKYKRLITIHAGKSKGDFQEDLKVAGKVKRLSLSESKLEKASESFAPDIVRFTQKNILRVYPKGTRITSSNYKPHIAWTHGAQMVAFNMQGHGKSLWFMQGMFKANGGCGYVKKPDFLVEKGPNNEVFDPKRTLPVNKTLKVKVYLGTGWSSDFSLTDFDSHSPPDFYVKIDIAGVPADRAKKKTKTIKNNWFPVWEEEFEFPLSVPDLALLRIQVKEENRTEKDDFAGQTCLPVTELKSGFRSVPLYDEKGEKYKSVKLLMRFQFK, from the exons ATGAATGCTCCATTGTCACATTATTTCATATTTACCGGGCACAATTCCTATCTGATTGGGAACCAACTAACCAGTGATTGCAGTGATGTGCCAATCATAGATGCTTTGGTACGAGGTGTGCGAGTGATTGAACTTGATTTATGGCCGAATTCAACTAAAGATGATGTTGAGGTTTTTCATGGAAG AACTCTTACCACTCCCGTCTCACTAAGGcaatgtttgtggtccataagaGAGCATGCGTTTGTTACATCTAAGTATCCTGTCATTATAACTTTTGAAGACCACCTTACTCCTGATCTTCAGGCTGTAGTTGCAGAG ATGGTGACTGAAATATTTGGAGAACTGCTTTATTATCCTGAGACAGATTTGCTGTCTGAATTCCCCTCCCCAGAATCGTTGAAAGGTCGAATTCTCATATCAACTAAACCACCAATAGAATATCTTGATTCCAAATCCTGTGACGAGGAAGATAAAAAACCAAAATCAACTGACAAAGGATCACAATCACCAGATGTTACTAATAAAGTGGAAACTGATGACAAA GATGTGGAAGATTTGAATGAAAGTGATGAAAAATCATACAAGGAGAGTGCACCTAAGTATAAACGTCTGATTACAATTCATGCTGGCAAATCAAAGGGTGATTTTCAGGAAGACTTGAAGGTTGCTGGTAAAGTTAAGCGTTTGAGCTTGAGTGAAAGTAAACTTGAAAAGGCTTCTGAATCTTTTGCACCTGACATTGTAAG GTTCACCCAGAAGAATATTCTGAGAGTGTATCCAAAGGGAACACGCATAACTTCCTCAAATTACAAGCCACACATAGCATGGACGCATGGAGCTCAGATGGTTGCATTTAACATGCAG GGGCATGGCAAATCACTTTGGTTCATGCAAGGGATGTTCAAAGCAAATGGAGGGTGTGGCTATGTGAAAAAACCTGATTTTCTTGTCGAAAAAGGTCCGAATAACGAGGTTTTCGATCCTAAAAGAACATTGCCGGTGAACAAGACATTAAAG GTAAAAGTCTACTTGGGGACAGGTTGGAGCTCAGATTTCAGCCTAACGGACTTCGATTCCCATTCACCACCAGACTTCTATGTGAAG ATTGATATTGCTGGAGTACCTGCTGATAGAgcgaagaagaaaacaaagacaattaAAAATAACTGGTTTCCCGTGTGGGAAGAAGAGTTTGAATTCCCATTAAGTGTCCCAGATCTGGCTTTGCTACGTATACAAgttaaagaagaaaatagaactgAGAAGGATGATTTTGCTGGCCAGACATGTTTGCCAGTCACAGAGCTCAAGTCTGGATTTCGTTCAGTCCCTCTCTATGATGAAAAGGGCGAGAAATATAAATCTGTCAAGCTTTTAATGCGGTTTCAATTCaaatga
- the LOC112715387 gene encoding phosphoinositide phospholipase C 6 isoform X1, protein MATHTYTYKQFSCFNKTFTNTEPGPPSDVLHAFHSFSSAGATSMSADNLLGFLTDHQREPQCTSDDSLRIIQSLKGDHKTDDGLTLDDFFHFLLRDDLNAPIKSEVHHDMNAPLSHYFIFTGHNSYLIGNQLTSDCSDVPIIDALVRGVRVIELDLWPNSTKDDVEVFHGRTLTTPVSLRQCLWSIREHAFVTSKYPVIITFEDHLTPDLQAVVAEMVTEIFGELLYYPETDLLSEFPSPESLKGRILISTKPPIEYLDSKSCDEEDKKPKSTDKGSQSPDVTNKVETDDKDVEDLNESDEKSYKESAPKYKRLITIHAGKSKGDFQEDLKVAGKVKRLSLSESKLEKASESFAPDIVRFTQKNILRVYPKGTRITSSNYKPHIAWTHGAQMVAFNMQGHGKSLWFMQGMFKANGGCGYVKKPDFLVEKGPNNEVFDPKRTLPVNKTLKVKVYLGTGWSSDFSLTDFDSHSPPDFYVKIDIAGVPADRAKKKTKTIKNNWFPVWEEEFEFPLSVPDLALLRIQVKEENRTEKDDFAGQTCLPVTELKSGFRSVPLYDEKGEKYKSVKLLMRFQFK, encoded by the exons ATGGCCACCCACACATACACCTACAAGCAATTCAGCTGCTTCAACAAGACCTTCACCAACACCGAGCCCGGACCTCCCTCTGACGTCCTCCACGCCTTCCACTCCTTCTCCTCCGCCGGCGCCACTTCCATGTCCGCCGACAACCTCCTCGGCTTTCTCACCGATCACCAGCGCGAACCTCAATGCACCTCCGACGACTCCCTTCGCATCATTCAATCGCTCAAAGGAGATCACAAAACCGACGACGGACTCACCCTCGACgacttcttccacttcctcctacGCGACGATCTCAATGCTCCCATCAAATCGGAG GTACATCATGATATGAATGCTCCATTGTCACATTATTTCATATTTACCGGGCACAATTCCTATCTGATTGGGAACCAACTAACCAGTGATTGCAGTGATGTGCCAATCATAGATGCTTTGGTACGAGGTGTGCGAGTGATTGAACTTGATTTATGGCCGAATTCAACTAAAGATGATGTTGAGGTTTTTCATGGAAG AACTCTTACCACTCCCGTCTCACTAAGGcaatgtttgtggtccataagaGAGCATGCGTTTGTTACATCTAAGTATCCTGTCATTATAACTTTTGAAGACCACCTTACTCCTGATCTTCAGGCTGTAGTTGCAGAG ATGGTGACTGAAATATTTGGAGAACTGCTTTATTATCCTGAGACAGATTTGCTGTCTGAATTCCCCTCCCCAGAATCGTTGAAAGGTCGAATTCTCATATCAACTAAACCACCAATAGAATATCTTGATTCCAAATCCTGTGACGAGGAAGATAAAAAACCAAAATCAACTGACAAAGGATCACAATCACCAGATGTTACTAATAAAGTGGAAACTGATGACAAA GATGTGGAAGATTTGAATGAAAGTGATGAAAAATCATACAAGGAGAGTGCACCTAAGTATAAACGTCTGATTACAATTCATGCTGGCAAATCAAAGGGTGATTTTCAGGAAGACTTGAAGGTTGCTGGTAAAGTTAAGCGTTTGAGCTTGAGTGAAAGTAAACTTGAAAAGGCTTCTGAATCTTTTGCACCTGACATTGTAAG GTTCACCCAGAAGAATATTCTGAGAGTGTATCCAAAGGGAACACGCATAACTTCCTCAAATTACAAGCCACACATAGCATGGACGCATGGAGCTCAGATGGTTGCATTTAACATGCAG GGGCATGGCAAATCACTTTGGTTCATGCAAGGGATGTTCAAAGCAAATGGAGGGTGTGGCTATGTGAAAAAACCTGATTTTCTTGTCGAAAAAGGTCCGAATAACGAGGTTTTCGATCCTAAAAGAACATTGCCGGTGAACAAGACATTAAAG GTAAAAGTCTACTTGGGGACAGGTTGGAGCTCAGATTTCAGCCTAACGGACTTCGATTCCCATTCACCACCAGACTTCTATGTGAAG ATTGATATTGCTGGAGTACCTGCTGATAGAgcgaagaagaaaacaaagacaattaAAAATAACTGGTTTCCCGTGTGGGAAGAAGAGTTTGAATTCCCATTAAGTGTCCCAGATCTGGCTTTGCTACGTATACAAgttaaagaagaaaatagaactgAGAAGGATGATTTTGCTGGCCAGACATGTTTGCCAGTCACAGAGCTCAAGTCTGGATTTCGTTCAGTCCCTCTCTATGATGAAAAGGGCGAGAAATATAAATCTGTCAAGCTTTTAATGCGGTTTCAATTCaaatga
- the LOC112715387 gene encoding phosphoinositide phospholipase C 6 isoform X4 translates to MLPSNRSDVPIIDALVRGVRVIELDLWPNSTKDDVEVFHGRTLTTPVSLRQCLWSIREHAFVTSKYPVIITFEDHLTPDLQAVVAEMVTEIFGELLYYPETDLLSEFPSPESLKGRILISTKPPIEYLDSKSCDEEDKKPKSTDKGSQSPDVTNKVETDDKDVEDLNESDEKSYKESAPKYKRLITIHAGKSKGDFQEDLKVAGKVKRLSLSESKLEKASESFAPDIVRFTQKNILRVYPKGTRITSSNYKPHIAWTHGAQMVAFNMQGHGKSLWFMQGMFKANGGCGYVKKPDFLVEKGPNNEVFDPKRTLPVNKTLKVKVYLGTGWSSDFSLTDFDSHSPPDFYVKIDIAGVPADRAKKKTKTIKNNWFPVWEEEFEFPLSVPDLALLRIQVKEENRTEKDDFAGQTCLPVTELKSGFRSVPLYDEKGEKYKSVKLLMRFQFK, encoded by the exons ATGCTCCCATCAAATCGGAG TGATGTGCCAATCATAGATGCTTTGGTACGAGGTGTGCGAGTGATTGAACTTGATTTATGGCCGAATTCAACTAAAGATGATGTTGAGGTTTTTCATGGAAG AACTCTTACCACTCCCGTCTCACTAAGGcaatgtttgtggtccataagaGAGCATGCGTTTGTTACATCTAAGTATCCTGTCATTATAACTTTTGAAGACCACCTTACTCCTGATCTTCAGGCTGTAGTTGCAGAG ATGGTGACTGAAATATTTGGAGAACTGCTTTATTATCCTGAGACAGATTTGCTGTCTGAATTCCCCTCCCCAGAATCGTTGAAAGGTCGAATTCTCATATCAACTAAACCACCAATAGAATATCTTGATTCCAAATCCTGTGACGAGGAAGATAAAAAACCAAAATCAACTGACAAAGGATCACAATCACCAGATGTTACTAATAAAGTGGAAACTGATGACAAA GATGTGGAAGATTTGAATGAAAGTGATGAAAAATCATACAAGGAGAGTGCACCTAAGTATAAACGTCTGATTACAATTCATGCTGGCAAATCAAAGGGTGATTTTCAGGAAGACTTGAAGGTTGCTGGTAAAGTTAAGCGTTTGAGCTTGAGTGAAAGTAAACTTGAAAAGGCTTCTGAATCTTTTGCACCTGACATTGTAAG GTTCACCCAGAAGAATATTCTGAGAGTGTATCCAAAGGGAACACGCATAACTTCCTCAAATTACAAGCCACACATAGCATGGACGCATGGAGCTCAGATGGTTGCATTTAACATGCAG GGGCATGGCAAATCACTTTGGTTCATGCAAGGGATGTTCAAAGCAAATGGAGGGTGTGGCTATGTGAAAAAACCTGATTTTCTTGTCGAAAAAGGTCCGAATAACGAGGTTTTCGATCCTAAAAGAACATTGCCGGTGAACAAGACATTAAAG GTAAAAGTCTACTTGGGGACAGGTTGGAGCTCAGATTTCAGCCTAACGGACTTCGATTCCCATTCACCACCAGACTTCTATGTGAAG ATTGATATTGCTGGAGTACCTGCTGATAGAgcgaagaagaaaacaaagacaattaAAAATAACTGGTTTCCCGTGTGGGAAGAAGAGTTTGAATTCCCATTAAGTGTCCCAGATCTGGCTTTGCTACGTATACAAgttaaagaagaaaatagaactgAGAAGGATGATTTTGCTGGCCAGACATGTTTGCCAGTCACAGAGCTCAAGTCTGGATTTCGTTCAGTCCCTCTCTATGATGAAAAGGGCGAGAAATATAAATCTGTCAAGCTTTTAATGCGGTTTCAATTCaaatga